Proteins co-encoded in one Quercus robur chromosome 8, dhQueRobu3.1, whole genome shotgun sequence genomic window:
- the LOC126695248 gene encoding glycine-rich RNA-binding protein 1-like isoform X1 translates to MNPKALIFLALLFASVLLISSAVATETSNDEEKPAEESEPVEDAKYGGYGGGYGGGRGGYGGGGRGGYGGGHGGYGGGHGGYGGGRGGGGHGGRGGGGPDGN, encoded by the exons ATGAATCCGAAGGCTCTTATATTCTTAGCTCTTCTATTTGCGTCTGTTCTTCTTATCTCCTCAGCCGTGGCTACTGAGACATCTAATGATGAGGAAAAAC CTGCAGAAGAGTCAGAGCCTGTAGAAGACGCAAAGTATGGCGGTTACGGAGGAGGGTATGGCGGTGGACGTGGAGGGTATGGTGGTGGTGGACGTGGAGGGTATGGTGGTGGACATGGAGGGTATGGCGGTGGACATGGAGGATATGGAGGAGGCCGTGGTGGAGGAGGCCATGGAGGCCGTGGAGGTGGCGGCCCAGATGGAAACTGA
- the LOC126695248 gene encoding glycine-rich RNA-binding protein blt801-like isoform X2, whose translation MNPKALIFLALLFASVLLISSAVATETSNDEEKQESEPVEDAKYGGYGGGYGGGRGGYGGGGRGGYGGGHGGYGGGHGGYGGGRGGGGHGGRGGGGPDGN comes from the exons ATGAATCCGAAGGCTCTTATATTCTTAGCTCTTCTATTTGCGTCTGTTCTTCTTATCTCCTCAGCCGTGGCTACTGAGACATCTAATGATGAGGAAAAAC AAGAGTCAGAGCCTGTAGAAGACGCAAAGTATGGCGGTTACGGAGGAGGGTATGGCGGTGGACGTGGAGGGTATGGTGGTGGTGGACGTGGAGGGTATGGTGGTGGACATGGAGGGTATGGCGGTGGACATGGAGGATATGGAGGAGGCCGTGGTGGAGGAGGCCATGGAGGCCGTGGAGGTGGCGGCCCAGATGGAAACTGA
- the LOC126695247 gene encoding uncharacterized protein LOC126695247: MSVEVLDAATIFNFVEDEEAFNVSICDHFANLDTDHDGLLSYAEMLKELQSLRVFETHFGIDVKPDPGELAHVYDSLFMQFDHDSNGTVDLEEFKGETKQMMLAMANGLGFLPVQMVLEEDSFLKKAVDRESIMTRVTI, from the coding sequence atgagtgtAGAAGTCTTGGATGCTGCCACCATCTTCAACTTTGTGGAAGACGAAGAAGCATTTAATGTCTCAATATGTGACCATTTTGCTAACCTCGACACCGACCATGATGGCCTTCTCTCATATGCAGAGATGTTGAAGGAGCTGCAGAGTTTGAGGGTCTTTGAGACCCACTTTGGCATTGATGTGAAGCCAGATCCCGGTGAGCTTGCTCATGTATATGACTCCCTATTCATGCAGTTTGATCATGACTCTAATGGGACAGTTGATCTGGAGGAGTTCAAGGGGGAAACCAAGCAAATGATGCTTGCTATGGCTAATGGACTGGGGTTCTTGCCAGTTCAGATGGTCCTTGAAGAGGACAGCTTCCTCAAGAAAGCCGTGGACCGAGAGTCCATAATGACAAGGGTGACCATTTAA
- the LOC126696184 gene encoding uncharacterized protein LOC126696184 translates to MAWVGWKQMCYPKSKGGLGFRDLKAFNLAMLAKQAWRILTNPTSLIARVLKAHYFPSGDILSATLGSNPSYSWRSIFNSVEVIRRTTRWRVGNGKQIHIWDDKWLPTPTTHKVITPPNNLLTFPMVSSLIDPAIKWWRADVIHAVFLPFEADTILRIPVSRRLPEDKLIWMGNTRGEFTVKSAYHIAFSMFDGKDDVGSSKGDPLKPLWKRLWHLNLPAKIKIFAWRACINGLPSREKSCARGINTDKDCPICNKELESIHPALLHCDFAIRVWSFWAEGVQWLQRNNWTFPDSAMYFLAHKSSHVLESFFTIAWAIWYNRNRTIHKGKCSHPSQVWQTARNSIEDFTNAAYTDLPSSRLTLSSCWSPPPPGVFKINVDGASSELKGTSSIGVIIRDCKGDTVAALCKPLQSHYPAELVEIIALEQGILLAQEMHLPCVLCESDASNVVNAINDSATGTPYGHIIQDIIQAQASFAFCTFRFLSRAFNYAAHELAQFAHRIGSHQVWYGVTPSFLESIVQADLLH, encoded by the coding sequence ATGGCTTGGGTTGGTTGGAAACAAATGTGCTATCCTAAGTCCAAAGGTGGCCTGGGCTTTAGAGACTTGAAAGCTTTTAATTTGGCTATGCTAGCAAAACAAGCCTGGAGAATCCTTACAAATCCTACCTCCCTCATTGCCCGAGTCCTCAAAGCGCATTACTTTCCTTCTGGTGACATCCTCAGTGCAACACTTGGCTCTAATCCTTCCTATTCCTGGCGAAGCATATTTAATAGTGTGGAAGTCATTCGTAGGACAACCAGATGGAGAGTGGGCAATGGCAAACAAATTCACATATGGGATGACAAATGGCTCCCCACCCCCACCACTCATAAAGTCATCACCCCCCCTAATAACCTTCTAACCTTCCCCATGGTCTCTTCCCTCATTGATCCGGCCATTAAATGGTGGAGAGCTGATGTCATTCATGCTGTCTTCCTCCCATTTGAAGCGGACACAATCCTAAGGATTCCTGTTAGCCGACGTTTGCCCGAGGACAAGCTAATTTGGATGGGAAACACTCGGGGTGAGTTTACTGTGAAGAGTGCTTACCATATTGCCTTCAGTATGTTCGATGGAAAAGATGATGTTGGTAGCTCCAAGGGAGATCCGCTTAAGCCCCTTTGGAAGAGATTGTGGCACCTTAACCTTCCTGCAAAGATTAAGATCTTTGCTTGGAGGGCCTGCATTAATGGGCTGCCATCAAGGGAAAAATCGTGTGCCAGAGGTATTAACACAGATAAAGACTGCCCAATTTGTAACAAGGAGCTGGAATCCATTCACCCTGCTTTGCTTCACTGCGATTTTGCTATCCGGGTTTGGAGCTTTTGGGCTGAAGGTGTGCAATGGCTCCAAAGAAACAATTGGACCTTTCCGGATTCAGCTATGTACTTTCTTGCACATAAGTCCTCTCATGTTTTAGAATCTTTCTTCACTATTGCTTGGGCAATTTGGTACAATAGAAATAGAACCATCCATAAAGGCAAATGCTCTCACCCCTCACAGGTTTGGCAGACGGCTAGGAATTCCATAGAAGACTTCACTAATGCAGCTTATACAGACCTTCCCTCCTCAAGACTGACTCTTTCTAGCTGTTGGTCGCCTCCTCCTCCTGGTGTATTCAAAATAAATGTGGATGGGGCTTCATCAGAGCTTAAAGGAACTTCTAGCATTGGAGTCATCATTAGAGATTGCAAGGGTGATACAGTTGCTGCCCTCTGCAAACCCCTCCAGTCCCATTACCCGGCGGAATTAGTGGAAATCATTGCCTTGGAGCAAGGTATCTTGCTTGCTCAAGAGATGCATCTTCCTTGTGTGTTGTGTGAAAGTGATGCCTCTAATGTGGTTAATGCAATCAATGACTCTGCTACTGGGACTCCGTATGGACACATTATACAGGATATTATTCAAGCTCAAGCCTCCTTTGCTTTCTGCACTTTCAGATTCCTAAGCCGGGCCTTCAACTATGCAGCCCATGAACTCGCTCAGTTTGCTCATAGGATCGGCTCACATCAGGTGTGGTATGGGGTTACCCCTTCTTTTTTAGAATCCATTGTACAAGCAGATCTTCTGCACTAA